The nucleotide sequence GCTCGACACGCTTTATCAAGAACGGATGTTAAACTATGTCTTTTTCGCAGATTTAATCGTGTCGAATGACGGTAATATCGAACAAACAACCACCAAATTGATTCAACTGCTAAAGGAGAAATTCAACCTATGAAATGTCTCGTTGTACACGGTCCTAACCTCAATATGTTGGGTAAACGAAATCCAGATGTGTATGGGTCTTTCACCATGCAAGACATCAATCAACTGTTGGCTGAAACCTATCCAGAGGTGGATTTTACGTTTTACCAATCCAACCATGAAGGTGCATTGATCGACTTGCTTCAAGGTAGCGATGAATACAATATGCTTGTCATCAATGCAGGGGGACTATCACATTATTCTGTTTCTTTAAGAGATGCCTTTGAACTCGTTACCTGTAAAAAAGCGGTCGTTCATTTGAGTGACATTGAACAAAGAGAGTCTTTTCGACATATAGATCTATTAAAACCCCTCGCAGATGTGTATGTGAAAGGTTTGAAAGCACAAAGTTATGTGCTCGCGATAAAAGAATTAATCGAAAAACATTTACATTAAGACGATGTATGATATAATATAAAAGGATTTTTTAAGGAGGTAAAGACATGTATACAACAAGTGATTTTAAAACGGGTCTTACCATTGGTTATAAAGGTAACATCTATTCAATCATGGAGTTCATGCACGTAAAATCAGCAAACTCAATGGCGTTCGTTCGTACAAAAGTTAGAAATTTAAGAACAGGTGCAATCACTGAAATGGCGTTCAATGCTCAAGAAAAATTTGAAAGAGCACAAATCGACAAAATTTCGATGCAATACTTATATGGTTCAGATGGTATGCACGTATTCATGAATTTGGATAACTACGAACAAATCGAAATTCCTAATGAACAAATCAAAAATGAAGCGCGTTTCATTGTCGATGGTATGACGGTTGAAGTCTTATCTTACAATGAAGTTGAAATCTTAGGGATCAATTTGCCTGATAAAGTTGCATTAACTGTGAAAGAAACCGTACCTGGCGTTAAAGGCGATACCAAAACCACTGCGATGAAAGATGCTGTACTTGAAACTGGTTTACAAACCAAAGTACCAATGTTCATTGAAGAAGGCGAACGTATTGTAGTTAGTACCATTGACGGGTCTTATGTTTCTCGCGAAAAATAAGCAATGAAAAGGGGTTTTCGAATGCCCTTTTTTCTTTGGTTAAAAATAAATACAGTTCAAAAGCGGTTTTTTGTTTTTAAGACACATCTTGTGTTCTGTTTTTGGTATAATTTAGATTGAAGTGAGGGTAAATAATATGATGAGATTACAAAAAAGATTGGCAGAAGCGGGTGTCGCTTCTAGACGTGGTGCTGTAGAAATCATTGAATCTGGCAGGGTCAAAGTCAATGGTGTGGTTGTGAAGCAACCAGGTTTTTCCGTTGCCAAAGAGGACAAAGTCACCGTCGATGATAAATTGATTGAAAAAGAAGAACACGTCTATTACTTACTCAATAAGCCTACCGGTTATGTGACAACGGTTAAAGACGATTTAAAGCGTCGTACGGTCATGAGTTTATTTGATGAAGTCGATAAATCTCAACGCATTTTCCCAGTTGGACGTCTCGATTACGATACAGCTGGTTTATTATTGTTTACCAATGATGGTGATTTGGCTTATTACCTCACAAGACCTGAATATGATGTACCGAAAACGTACCTTGCAAGGGTTGAAGGCATGCTCACCAAAGCAGCCATCAAAACGCTGAAAGCAGGGGTAAAAATCGATAATTATGTCACGAAACCAGCCCGTGTTAAAGCGGTAGAATATGATACCAAAAACAACTCGACCTTGGTTGAAATCATCATTGCGGAAGGTAAAAACCAACAAGTTCGTAAGATGATGGAAACCGTAGGATTCCCTGTGAAAAACCTAACCCGTGTGGGGTATTCGTTCTTAACATTGGATGGAGTAGAGCGTGGTTCTTACCGTGCACTCAAAATCCATGAGGTTAAAAAGTTGTACGGAGACATTAAAAAAATCTAATAGATATGGAAATTATCACGTTATAGTGGTATAATTAAGGGGTGTGGAGGTTAATCATGCCGGGATTTAAAGTTGCGATCGATGGACCTGCAGGAAGCGGAAAATCGACCATCAGCAAGCGCATTGCTGAACAATTGAATTTAACACATATTGATACCGGTGCGATGTACCGAGCGATTACCTACATAGCATTACAAAAGCACATCAACTTAGACGATGAGTCGAGCTATGTATTTATGCAAGATTTAAAAGTAAGGTATGAGAAGAACCGTATTTATGTCAATGACATGGATGTGACAGATCAAATCCGTTCGGATGCTGTGACAAGAAATGTCTCTAAGGTATCCTCATTTCCCTACGTCAGACGTATTTTAGTTCAAATACAACAAGAGGCTGCTCAAAATATCGATGTCATCATGGATGGCAGAGACATTGGTTCAGTGGTATTACCGGACGCGGATCTAAAGATATTTTTAACCGCCAACGTGAAAGAACGAGCTAAACGCCGTCAAAAAGAGAAGGAAGTACTGGGAATCAAACAAGAATTGGACGCCCTAGAAAATGAAATTCTAGAACGCGACCACAAGGATTCTACGCGAAAAGAATCCCCACTCGTTTGTCCACCTGATGCCATAGTGATTGATACGACGCATTATTCGATTGAGGATACTACGAAACGTATCACAGAAGAGATATTGAAAAAGGAGAAATACCATGGAAGAACTACAAATGAAGGACGTTAATCTAGATTCAGTCAGAGTAAGAGACAAAGTCGAAGGCGAAGTTTTTAAGGTTGAAGAAAAATGCATTTATTTAACCCTTGAAAACCACGCTGAAGCCAGAATGTTTGTTGAATACTTTGGTAAGAACATCACCTCTTTTGAAGGTGTCGTCAAAGTCGGGGATAGAATCAAGGCTGTCGTGAGTAAAATCAACGATGACCCTACTTACATCCTCCTCAATAGACTGCCTTTAATCAAGGAAGAGGCGTTCGAAGAAATTGAAGCGGCTTATAAAGAAAATCGCTCGATTGTCACCAAGATTACGAAAGTTGACGAAAAAGGTCTTCATTTAAAGTTCGCTGGTTTCGATATATTTTTACCATTCGGCTTACTTGACCGCGAATTGGTTGAACAAAAGGATACCCTCAAGGGACAATCCCTTGAAGTTCATCTCATTGAAGTTAAAGGTGGCAACCGCCCACGTTTGATCGCTTCTAGAAAACAAATTTTCGAAGCAAAACGTCAAGCTGAACTTGATTTAAGACAACAACAACGCAAAGAAGAAATCGACACCATTAAAACGGGTGACGTTTTAAAGGGTGTTGTTGAACGATTAGACCCTCATGCAGCAACCGTGAGATTCCAACACGTTGCTGGTTTACTACGCATCAGCCAAATTTCACATAACCGTATTGAAAACATTGCTGAAGCATTAACCGTCGGTCAAGAAATCGAAGTTAAAATCATTAAAAAAGAAGGCATGCGCCTCGACTTATCACATAAAGCATTGTTACCAACCCCATTTGAAGCATTCGCTGATACCCATAAGAAGGGATCAACCATTTCAGGTGTGGTCGTTCAAAAATTACCCTTTGGCCTAATCTTAGAGTTTGAAGAAGGCGTCAGAGGATTATTACATGCTTCTGAGTATTCATGGAATCCTAACGATAATTTCGCTAATTTCGTGAAGATTGGTGATGCTGTAGAAGTGGCTATTTTAGCCATCGATGTGAAACAAAAGAAGATCAGCCTTTCTAAGAAAGCCATGATCGACAACCCTTGGCGTAATGTATCCTTTAAGAAGGGTGAAGACCTTACCGTTAAAGTATTGGAAATCGTCTCTGATAAAGGTATGAACGTTGAAGCTAAAGGCGTCACTGGATTTGTACCAGTATCTGAATTATCGACTGAAAGAGTCAACAAGATTGAAGATTTATATGCTGTAGGCGATGAAGTGGTCGCGAGAGTCACTGAAGTCAACCCTAAAGAATGGCATTTGAAATTATCGATTAGACAAGTGAAAGAAGACACCATCCGTAGCGAGTATGAACCATACTTGAACCAAGAAGAAACCGCTACTACCTTAGGTGACTTGTTTGAAAATGTATTAAAGGATTCAAAGAAAAAGTAAAAACGAGGTGATGGTTAATGCCATTTAAAGTAGCAATCGTGGGCCGTCCCAATGTAGGTAAATCGAGCCTATTCAATCGTATGATTGGATCCAGATTATCGATCACCGATGACGCACCCGGCGTGACGAGAGATCGCATATACGCTAAGACTGAGTGGTTAACCAAAAGTTTCGCGGTAATTGATACCGGGGGCATCGAAATTAGCGATGCCCCTTTTTTAGAACAAATTAAACAACAAGCCGATGTGGCGATTCAAGAAGCCGACCTCATTATTTTTGTTGTGGATTCTAGAAGCGGGTTAACCGATGACGATTTATTCATCGCGAAAAGACTTTATCCAACCGATAAAAAAGTCATTGTCGTCGTGAATAAAGTCGATAACGTCGAATTGAAACAAAGTATTTATGAATTTTATGCCCTTGGATTTGGTGATCCGATTGCCGTATCTGCCAACCACGGGATTGGTGTGGGTGAATTGATGGATCAAATCATTCAATCTATGCCAGACGATTTTGCCGATGATGAACATGAAAACGCAGTAAAAATCGCTGTTATTGGGTATCCAAATGTGGGTAAATCCAGTTTGACCAATGCCATCTTAGGACAAGAACGTGTCATCGTATCGGAAATTGCTGGCACCACCCGTGATGCCATCGATACCCCATTCATCAAAGACGATGTTGAATATGTCATCATCGATACCGCGGGGATTCGTAAACGTGGACAAGTATATGAAAACACTGAGAAATACAGTGTTTTAAGAGCACTACAAGCCATTGAACGTTGTGACGTGGCACTGATTGTAGTTGATGGTACCAGAGATATCATTGCCCAAGATATGCACGTTGCTGGGTATATCCAAGATTATGCCAAAGCATCGGTAGTTGTTGTCAACAAATGGGATATCGTTAAGAAAGACGAAAAAACCATGGGTTTGATGAAACAAGAAATGTACGATACCTTCAAGTTTTTAGCTTATACCGAAGTATGTTTTGTCTCGGCGAAGGAAAATAAGCGTATCGATACATTGTTCCCAGCCATCAACAAAGCCTATGAATCTTATAACTGTAGAATACCAACCTCTGTGATGAACGATGTCTTGTTAGACAGTGTCGCGATGAACCCTCCTGCACAGTTCAACCAAGGTAAAGCCAAGTTTTCTTATATGACCCAAGTGTCGACCAAACCGCCGACATTTGTCATCTTTGTCAATGACCCTAGCTATGTTCACTTTTCTTATTTAAGGTATTTAGAGAACCAATTTAGAAAAGCCTTTGATTTTACAGGGTCTCCGATTAAACTGATATTAAGAAAGAAGGAACAAGAATGAAACTATCGATCATCGGTGGTGGCGCTTGGGGAGCGACACTCGGACAACTTTTAGTCGATAATGGCCATGAAGTCGTGATTTACGACATCAATGAGCAATTTGTCCAAACCATCAATCAAAAACACGTACACCCGTTTTTTGATTTACCCTTACCTGAAACTTTAGTAGCAACAGTATCGTTATCGGAAGCGTTGAATTTTTCCGATTACTTGGTACTTGCAGTACCGACCAAAGTGATGAGAAGTTTATTGAATACCATCAATCAAACCCTAAATTCACCAAAATATTTCATCAATGTCTCTAAAGGGATTGAACCAGATACCACCAAGCGTGTCTCTGAAATTGTTGAAGAAGTCGTATCCAAAGAAAACCTTGCAGGTTTCGCTGTCCTCACCGGACCAAGCCACGCAGAAGAAGTGATCAGACGTAAACTCACATTATTAACCATCGCCTCTTCAAATACCGAGATGGCTCAAACCTTACAAACCGTATTTTCTAATGACACGTACATGCGTGTGTACACATCCGATGATTTGATTGGATGCGAAGTCGGTGGTGCAGTCAAGAATGCCATCGCTGTTGTTAGTGGTATGGCTACCGGTTTAGACATGGGTGAAAATGCCCGTGCAGCTCTCATTACGCGTGGGATTGTTGAAATCGTTAGAGTGGTTGAAGCATATGGCGGTAAACGTGATACAGCATTCGGTCTCACTGGCGTTGGTGACTTAATCGTAACAGCTTCCTCAGAGAACTCAAGAAACTTCAGAGCTGGTAAACAAATCGGTTCTGGTAAGTCTATGGAACAAATCTATCAAGAAGAAAAACAAACCATTGAAGGTGTTAGAGCCATCGAAGCACTTCATCAATTGGCCCTTAAAAAAGGACTATCCTTACCAATTATTGAGGTTGCATACCAAGTTATTTTCGAACGTATGCCAATCAATGACGCTGTAACAAAACTATTAACCAGAACCTTAAAGAGTGAAAAAATCGACTAAAAAAGTCGATTAAAACCCCCATAATCGCTAGTTCACGCAATCTTATCTATAAAAAAATGTTAAAAAGATTGCTTATCAAAATAAATAGTGATATAATGGCGTTAGAAAGACAAAAGGAGGTTCATTATGAACAAAACAGAATTAATCGCTGTAGTAGCAGAAAAATCCCAAGTAACTAAGAAAGTTGCTGAAGAAGTATTAAACGCATTTGTTGACAGTGTTGCTGAAAGTCTTGGCAAACATGGCGAAAAAGTGGTACTAACTGGTTTTGGTACATTTGAAGTTCGTAACCGTGCAAAAAGAGAAGGTCGCGACCCACGTTCTGGCGCAACTATCCAAATTCCTGCACAAAAAACTCCTGCCTTCAAAGCTGGTAAAGTATTAAAAGACGCAGTCAAATAATGATTAAAAAGTCCATGTGAAATGGACTTTTTTATTATTGAAAATTATCATTTTTTCACCAACCGAACCCAGATTACTGTGTTATAATGGATGTGGTGAGAATATGAAAGAAATGTTCTTAAAGGCCGCCGCTAACGATGTCCTTTATTTTTTTCAAACACAAGTGAATCTATCCGAAATCGATGAGCGTGGGCAGTCTCTTTTACATTATGCTGTACGCACATCGGCGAAACAAGTGATTGAGTACTTGCTCGATAATGACATCGATGTCAACGTTCAAGACCATAATGGCGAAACCGCCTTATTTGATTGTTGTAAGAAAGGCAAACTCGCGATTGCGAAACAGTTGATTCGTAAGTTTGCAAATGTCAACTTAACCAATGTTAAGGGCGAACAAGCCATCCATTTAGCTGCTGCTAAAGGGGATTATGATATGGTGAAACTGCTACTTGAAGCGGGCGGAACATTGAATGAAAAAACCAGAGATGGACATTCGGTCATTCATTACGCCATTCGTAGCCGTCAAATCCCATTTTTAGAGTATATCCTGAAAAACTCAAATCAAAAGTTTAAAGATGTGGATGTCTTTAAAAACACCTGTTTGCACATGGCATGTGAAATCGGAGCGTACGATGTGGTCGTATACTTACTTCAAAATAAACATAATCCAAACTTGAAAAACCACAACAAAGAAACCCCTATATACCCAGCCATCAAAAGCGGACAAACGGCCATTGTTCAGTTGTTATTAGAACATGAAGCCGATCCTGAAGTCCATAATCGTTTTGGTGAAACCCCAATCGATTTCGCCATCGTTCAAGGCCAATTCGATATCCAACAAATCATTGAGACCCATTTGAGTGGCAGTTTATTCAAACAACATTTGAAAAAAAATCCCCTAAGGCACGCGGTGCTCATCGAGGATTTAGACTTATTATTAAAATTTAAATATGAAGGCATCAAAGATCATAAAGATATGTATTCGATGAGTGCTTATGATTATGCACACAAAGAGAACTTGAAACCTTTTAAAGAAGTGCTAGAAAAAGAATAGCCGCAATCGACACAGCGTTGGACACAGCATGCACCAGGATGACTGACCACACGTTGTGTTTATTTCTTATATAGATATATCCAAGAGCAAATCCACTGGCTGAATACGTGATGAGATTGGTGAAGAAAGCCATAAAACTCGTTTCACTCGATACATGAATCAAACCAAATAGTACCGCACTGATCACCATCGCGAGCCATTGGTTTTTGAAGAATCGGAACATCGCTTTTCTAAAGATGAGTTCTTCAATAACAGGTGCGAAGATGATGGTCACTAAAATCATGAAAAGGCCACTTGATGATAACAATGACCTTTCAATGGCTTGCTGATTGAGTGACACAGGTTGCGCATAGTCTGCAATATATCCAATGATCTGTGTAGCGAATTGCGCACCAATGCTTGCCATGATCATCAAACCATAACCGATGACAGTTTCAGTACCGATTTTTTTAAGTGGTTGTTTGAAATAATCGAAATCGACCTTGAGTGCACTCCAGGTAAGTGGGATAACGCCAATTGCGAGTACAATATAAATTGCGAAGTTGAGGATAGAAGAAGCACTGTCTGTAAGTTCGGTAAATGCTTG is from Paracholeplasma manati and encodes:
- a CDS encoding pseudouridine synthase, translated to MMRLQKRLAEAGVASRRGAVEIIESGRVKVNGVVVKQPGFSVAKEDKVTVDDKLIEKEEHVYYLLNKPTGYVTTVKDDLKRRTVMSLFDEVDKSQRIFPVGRLDYDTAGLLLFTNDGDLAYYLTRPEYDVPKTYLARVEGMLTKAAIKTLKAGVKIDNYVTKPARVKAVEYDTKNNSTLVEIIIAEGKNQQVRKMMETVGFPVKNLTRVGYSFLTLDGVERGSYRALKIHEVKKLYGDIKKI
- a CDS encoding NAD(P)H-dependent glycerol-3-phosphate dehydrogenase — its product is MKLSIIGGGAWGATLGQLLVDNGHEVVIYDINEQFVQTINQKHVHPFFDLPLPETLVATVSLSEALNFSDYLVLAVPTKVMRSLLNTINQTLNSPKYFINVSKGIEPDTTKRVSEIVEEVVSKENLAGFAVLTGPSHAEEVIRRKLTLLTIASSNTEMAQTLQTVFSNDTYMRVYTSDDLIGCEVGGAVKNAIAVVSGMATGLDMGENARAALITRGIVEIVRVVEAYGGKRDTAFGLTGVGDLIVTASSENSRNFRAGKQIGSGKSMEQIYQEEKQTIEGVRAIEALHQLALKKGLSLPIIEVAYQVIFERMPINDAVTKLLTRTLKSEKID
- the cmk gene encoding (d)CMP kinase; the encoded protein is MPGFKVAIDGPAGSGKSTISKRIAEQLNLTHIDTGAMYRAITYIALQKHINLDDESSYVFMQDLKVRYEKNRIYVNDMDVTDQIRSDAVTRNVSKVSSFPYVRRILVQIQQEAAQNIDVIMDGRDIGSVVLPDADLKIFLTANVKERAKRRQKEKEVLGIKQELDALENEILERDHKDSTRKESPLVCPPDAIVIDTTHYSIEDTTKRITEEILKKEKYHGRTTNEGR
- a CDS encoding type II 3-dehydroquinate dehydratase; the protein is MKCLVVHGPNLNMLGKRNPDVYGSFTMQDINQLLAETYPEVDFTFYQSNHEGALIDLLQGSDEYNMLVINAGGLSHYSVSLRDAFELVTCKKAVVHLSDIEQRESFRHIDLLKPLADVYVKGLKAQSYVLAIKELIEKHLH
- a CDS encoding HU family DNA-binding protein; this translates as MNKTELIAVVAEKSQVTKKVAEEVLNAFVDSVAESLGKHGEKVVLTGFGTFEVRNRAKREGRDPRSGATIQIPAQKTPAFKAGKVLKDAVK
- a CDS encoding CPBP family intramembrane glutamic endopeptidase → MSQENSNEILDFEDLFESKPEAPKPRPLFSLNRAIISVVVYFVIMLLVAGVAVLFFYSDDRFTTDYTTIESMFYNVSQDPNGVGYAQISYYQEYSADYTNLVVIYEGPQYVVFANRANPYLKDSYTLEMIQSFYLIEDIKWSNVRPSVYVELYLFEDYQPFLNQIGVGALVNTERVKTPQAFTELTDSASSILNFAIYIVLAIGVIPLTWSALKVDFDYFKQPLKKIGTETVIGYGLMIMASIGAQFATQIIGYIADYAQPVSLNQQAIERSLLSSSGLFMILVTIIFAPVIEELIFRKAMFRFFKNQWLAMVISAVLFGLIHVSSETSFMAFFTNLITYSASGFALGYIYIRNKHNVWSVILVHAVSNAVSIAAILFLALL
- the der gene encoding ribosome biogenesis GTPase Der, with translation MPFKVAIVGRPNVGKSSLFNRMIGSRLSITDDAPGVTRDRIYAKTEWLTKSFAVIDTGGIEISDAPFLEQIKQQADVAIQEADLIIFVVDSRSGLTDDDLFIAKRLYPTDKKVIVVVNKVDNVELKQSIYEFYALGFGDPIAVSANHGIGVGELMDQIIQSMPDDFADDEHENAVKIAVIGYPNVGKSSLTNAILGQERVIVSEIAGTTRDAIDTPFIKDDVEYVIIDTAGIRKRGQVYENTEKYSVLRALQAIERCDVALIVVDGTRDIIAQDMHVAGYIQDYAKASVVVVNKWDIVKKDEKTMGLMKQEMYDTFKFLAYTEVCFVSAKENKRIDTLFPAINKAYESYNCRIPTSVMNDVLLDSVAMNPPAQFNQGKAKFSYMTQVSTKPPTFVIFVNDPSYVHFSYLRYLENQFRKAFDFTGSPIKLILRKKEQE
- a CDS encoding ankyrin repeat domain-containing protein; its protein translation is MKEMFLKAAANDVLYFFQTQVNLSEIDERGQSLLHYAVRTSAKQVIEYLLDNDIDVNVQDHNGETALFDCCKKGKLAIAKQLIRKFANVNLTNVKGEQAIHLAAAKGDYDMVKLLLEAGGTLNEKTRDGHSVIHYAIRSRQIPFLEYILKNSNQKFKDVDVFKNTCLHMACEIGAYDVVVYLLQNKHNPNLKNHNKETPIYPAIKSGQTAIVQLLLEHEADPEVHNRFGETPIDFAIVQGQFDIQQIIETHLSGSLFKQHLKKNPLRHAVLIEDLDLLLKFKYEGIKDHKDMYSMSAYDYAHKENLKPFKEVLEKE
- the efp gene encoding elongation factor P; this translates as MYTTSDFKTGLTIGYKGNIYSIMEFMHVKSANSMAFVRTKVRNLRTGAITEMAFNAQEKFERAQIDKISMQYLYGSDGMHVFMNLDNYEQIEIPNEQIKNEARFIVDGMTVEVLSYNEVEILGINLPDKVALTVKETVPGVKGDTKTTAMKDAVLETGLQTKVPMFIEEGERIVVSTIDGSYVSREK
- a CDS encoding S1 RNA-binding domain-containing protein, with translation MEELQMKDVNLDSVRVRDKVEGEVFKVEEKCIYLTLENHAEARMFVEYFGKNITSFEGVVKVGDRIKAVVSKINDDPTYILLNRLPLIKEEAFEEIEAAYKENRSIVTKITKVDEKGLHLKFAGFDIFLPFGLLDRELVEQKDTLKGQSLEVHLIEVKGGNRPRLIASRKQIFEAKRQAELDLRQQQRKEEIDTIKTGDVLKGVVERLDPHAATVRFQHVAGLLRISQISHNRIENIAEALTVGQEIEVKIIKKEGMRLDLSHKALLPTPFEAFADTHKKGSTISGVVVQKLPFGLILEFEEGVRGLLHASEYSWNPNDNFANFVKIGDAVEVAILAIDVKQKKISLSKKAMIDNPWRNVSFKKGEDLTVKVLEIVSDKGMNVEAKGVTGFVPVSELSTERVNKIEDLYAVGDEVVARVTEVNPKEWHLKLSIRQVKEDTIRSEYEPYLNQEETATTLGDLFENVLKDSKKK